The Saccopteryx leptura isolate mSacLep1 chromosome 2, mSacLep1_pri_phased_curated, whole genome shotgun sequence genome has a window encoding:
- the CRYAA gene encoding alpha-crystallin A chain isoform X2 gives MDITIQHPWFKRALGPFYPSRLFDQFFGEGLFEYDLLPFLSSTISPYYRQSLFRTVLDSGISEVRSDRDKFVIFLDVKHFSPEDLTVKVQEDFVEIHGKHNERQDDHGYISREFHRRYRLPSNVDQSALSCSLSADGMLTFSGPKVPSGVDAGHSERAIPVSREEKPSSAPSS, from the exons ATGGACATCACCATCCAGCACCCCTGGTTCAAACGCGCGCTGGGCCCCTTCTACCCCAGCCGGCTATTCGACCAGTTTTTTGGCGAGGGCCTCTTTGAGTACGACCTGCTGCCTTTCCTGTCCTCCACCATCAGCCCTTACTACCGTCAGTCCCTCTTCCGCACCGTGCTGGACTCCGGCATCTCCGAG GTCCGATCTGATCGGGACAAGTTTGTCATCTTCCTGGACGTGAAGCACTTCTCCCCGGAAGACCTCACTGTGAAGGTGCAGGAGGACTTTGTGGAGATCCACGGCAAGCACAACGAGAGGCAG GACGACCACGGCTACATCTCCCGCGAGTTCCACCGCCGCTACCGCCTGCCTTCCAACGTGGACCAGTCGgctctctcctgctccctgtcTGCTGACGGCATGCTGACATTCTCCGGCCCCAAGGTCCCATCTGGCGTGGATGCCGGCCATAGCGAGCGGGCCATCCCTGTGTCACGGGAGGAGAAGCCCAGCTCTGCACCCTCGTCCTAA
- the CRYAA gene encoding alpha-crystallin A chain isoform X1 — translation MDITIQHPWFKRALGPFYPSRLFDQFFGEGLFEYDLLPFLSSTISPYYRQSLFRTVLDSGISELMTHMWFVMHQPHAGSPKNNPTKVRSDRDKFVIFLDVKHFSPEDLTVKVQEDFVEIHGKHNERQDDHGYISREFHRRYRLPSNVDQSALSCSLSADGMLTFSGPKVPSGVDAGHSERAIPVSREEKPSSAPSS, via the exons ATGGACATCACCATCCAGCACCCCTGGTTCAAACGCGCGCTGGGCCCCTTCTACCCCAGCCGGCTATTCGACCAGTTTTTTGGCGAGGGCCTCTTTGAGTACGACCTGCTGCCTTTCCTGTCCTCCACCATCAGCCCTTACTACCGTCAGTCCCTCTTCCGCACCGTGCTGGACTCCGGCATCTCCGAG CTCATGACCCATATGTGGTTTGTAATGCACCAACCACATGCTGGAAGCCCCAAGAACAACCCCACCAAG GTCCGATCTGATCGGGACAAGTTTGTCATCTTCCTGGACGTGAAGCACTTCTCCCCGGAAGACCTCACTGTGAAGGTGCAGGAGGACTTTGTGGAGATCCACGGCAAGCACAACGAGAGGCAG GACGACCACGGCTACATCTCCCGCGAGTTCCACCGCCGCTACCGCCTGCCTTCCAACGTGGACCAGTCGgctctctcctgctccctgtcTGCTGACGGCATGCTGACATTCTCCGGCCCCAAGGTCCCATCTGGCGTGGATGCCGGCCATAGCGAGCGGGCCATCCCTGTGTCACGGGAGGAGAAGCCCAGCTCTGCACCCTCGTCCTAA